In Acinonyx jubatus isolate Ajub_Pintada_27869175 chromosome A3, VMU_Ajub_asm_v1.0, whole genome shotgun sequence, a genomic segment contains:
- the ZNF892 gene encoding zinc finger protein 892 isoform X2, with protein sequence MITVLLTAASQESLVIRNMAEALTQWKQLNPPQGDVPEKHRNLVLLGLPISKPDAISPLECGKELEREVSKAALSDWETRPESKDLTPEQYISEEESAPGVLIARFPKESSSEYEDSSESQQENHEKHLIQEVVTQKKSSGERSYQCHEFGRSFSRRSLLVQQQGERLHNCDSFKKNLKQNSDLMRHEKVCAEKKPWQCNECEKAFSYYSAFVLHQRIHTGEKPYECNECGKAFSQSIHLTLHQRIHTGEKPYECHECGKAFSHRSALIRHHIIHTGEKPYECNECGKAFNQSSYLTQHQRIHTGEKPYECNECGKAFSQSTFLTQHQVIHTGEKPYKCNECGKAFSDRSGLIQHQRTHTGERPYECNECGKAFGYCSALTQHQRTHTGEKPYKCNDCAKAFSDRSALIRHQRTHTGEKPYKCKDCGKAFSQSSSLTKHQKTHTGEKPYKCKECGKAFSQSSSLSQHQKTHAGGKTKEYGKAFSEHSAFGQQKRIHTG encoded by the exons GAGTCATTGGTAATCAGGAATATGGCCGAGGCTCTCACCCAGTGGAAGCAGCTGAACCCTCCTCAGGGAGATGTGCCTGAGAAGCACAGGAATCTGGTCTTGCTGG GGCTTCCAATTTCCAAGCCCGATGCGATCTCTCCTTTGGAGTGCGGaaaggagctggagagagaagtCTCAAAAGCAGCTCTTTCAG actGGGAGACAAGACCAGAGAGTAAGGACCTAACTCCAGAGCAGTATATTTCTGAAGAAGAATCAGCCCCTGGGGTGTTAATAGCAAGATTTCCAAAGGAAAGTTCCAGTGAATACGAGGATTCTTCAGAGAGTCAGCAGGAAAACCATGAGAAACATTTAATACAGGAGGTTGTCACTCAGAAGAAATCTTCTGGGGAGAGAAGTTACCAGTGTCATGAATTTGGGAGAAGTTTTAGTCGAAGGTCATTACTTGTTCAACAGCAAGGAGAGAGACTACATAACTgtgattcatttaaaaagaacttaaaacaaaattcagatcTAATGAGGCACGAGAAAGTTTGTGCAGAAAAGAAACCTTGGCAGTGTAATGAGTGTGAGAAAGCCTTTAGTTACTACTCAGCTTTTGTCTtgcatcagagaattcacacaggagaaaaaccctacgaatgtaatgaatgtggtaAAGCTTTTAGCCAGAGTATACATCTTACTCTAcaccagagaattcatactggagagaaaccctacgAGTGtcatgaatgtgggaaagccttcagtcaCCGCTCTGCCCTTATTCGGCATCATataattcatactggagagaaaccctatgaatgcaatgaatgtgggaaggcctttaaTCAGAGCTCATACCTCACTCAACATCAgcgaattcatactggagagaaaccttatgagtgtaatgaatgtgggaaggcctttagcCAAAGCACATTCCTTACCCAGCATCAGGtcattcacactggagagaaaccctataagtgtaatgaatgtgggaaagcctttagcGATCGATCAGGCCTTATTCAGCACCAGAGAACTCATACTGGGGAGAGGCCTTATGAGTGTAatgagtgtgggaaagcctttggCTACTGTTCAGCCCTGACTCAACACCAGAGAACtcacactggggagaaaccctATAAATGCAATGATTGTGCCAAAGCCTTCAGTGACCGCTCAGCCCTCATTCGTCATCAGAGAAcacacactggagagaaaccttacaagtGTAAGGACtgtggaaaagctttcagccAGAGCTCATCTCTTACAAAGCATCAGAAAACTCACACTGGAGAAAAACCCTATAAGTGTAAGGAatgtggaaaagctttcagccAGAGTTCATCCCTTTCTCAACATCAGAAAACTCATGCTGGAGGGAAAACCAAAGAATACGGAAAAGCCTTTAGTGAGCATTCAGcctttggccagcaaaagagaattcatactggataA
- the ZNF892 gene encoding zinc finger protein 892 isoform X1 has translation MEPGGRGSLSEDSDLPGAENPKENGMITVLLTAASQESLVIRNMAEALTQWKQLNPPQGDVPEKHRNLVLLGLPISKPDAISPLECGKELEREVSKAALSDWETRPESKDLTPEQYISEEESAPGVLIARFPKESSSEYEDSSESQQENHEKHLIQEVVTQKKSSGERSYQCHEFGRSFSRRSLLVQQQGERLHNCDSFKKNLKQNSDLMRHEKVCAEKKPWQCNECEKAFSYYSAFVLHQRIHTGEKPYECNECGKAFSQSIHLTLHQRIHTGEKPYECHECGKAFSHRSALIRHHIIHTGEKPYECNECGKAFNQSSYLTQHQRIHTGEKPYECNECGKAFSQSTFLTQHQVIHTGEKPYKCNECGKAFSDRSGLIQHQRTHTGERPYECNECGKAFGYCSALTQHQRTHTGEKPYKCNDCAKAFSDRSALIRHQRTHTGEKPYKCKDCGKAFSQSSSLTKHQKTHTGEKPYKCKECGKAFSQSSSLSQHQKTHAGGKTKEYGKAFSEHSAFGQQKRIHTG, from the exons GAGTCATTGGTAATCAGGAATATGGCCGAGGCTCTCACCCAGTGGAAGCAGCTGAACCCTCCTCAGGGAGATGTGCCTGAGAAGCACAGGAATCTGGTCTTGCTGG GGCTTCCAATTTCCAAGCCCGATGCGATCTCTCCTTTGGAGTGCGGaaaggagctggagagagaagtCTCAAAAGCAGCTCTTTCAG actGGGAGACAAGACCAGAGAGTAAGGACCTAACTCCAGAGCAGTATATTTCTGAAGAAGAATCAGCCCCTGGGGTGTTAATAGCAAGATTTCCAAAGGAAAGTTCCAGTGAATACGAGGATTCTTCAGAGAGTCAGCAGGAAAACCATGAGAAACATTTAATACAGGAGGTTGTCACTCAGAAGAAATCTTCTGGGGAGAGAAGTTACCAGTGTCATGAATTTGGGAGAAGTTTTAGTCGAAGGTCATTACTTGTTCAACAGCAAGGAGAGAGACTACATAACTgtgattcatttaaaaagaacttaaaacaaaattcagatcTAATGAGGCACGAGAAAGTTTGTGCAGAAAAGAAACCTTGGCAGTGTAATGAGTGTGAGAAAGCCTTTAGTTACTACTCAGCTTTTGTCTtgcatcagagaattcacacaggagaaaaaccctacgaatgtaatgaatgtggtaAAGCTTTTAGCCAGAGTATACATCTTACTCTAcaccagagaattcatactggagagaaaccctacgAGTGtcatgaatgtgggaaagccttcagtcaCCGCTCTGCCCTTATTCGGCATCATataattcatactggagagaaaccctatgaatgcaatgaatgtgggaaggcctttaaTCAGAGCTCATACCTCACTCAACATCAgcgaattcatactggagagaaaccttatgagtgtaatgaatgtgggaaggcctttagcCAAAGCACATTCCTTACCCAGCATCAGGtcattcacactggagagaaaccctataagtgtaatgaatgtgggaaagcctttagcGATCGATCAGGCCTTATTCAGCACCAGAGAACTCATACTGGGGAGAGGCCTTATGAGTGTAatgagtgtgggaaagcctttggCTACTGTTCAGCCCTGACTCAACACCAGAGAACtcacactggggagaaaccctATAAATGCAATGATTGTGCCAAAGCCTTCAGTGACCGCTCAGCCCTCATTCGTCATCAGAGAAcacacactggagagaaaccttacaagtGTAAGGACtgtggaaaagctttcagccAGAGCTCATCTCTTACAAAGCATCAGAAAACTCACACTGGAGAAAAACCCTATAAGTGTAAGGAatgtggaaaagctttcagccAGAGTTCATCCCTTTCTCAACATCAGAAAACTCATGCTGGAGGGAAAACCAAAGAATACGGAAAAGCCTTTAGTGAGCATTCAGcctttggccagcaaaagagaattcatactggataA